A single window of Gossypium arboreum isolate Shixiya-1 chromosome 13, ASM2569848v2, whole genome shotgun sequence DNA harbors:
- the LOC108449908 gene encoding uncharacterized protein LOC108449908, whose protein sequence is MEGIEHRMVKVNGTNIHIAEKGEGPVILFLHGFPELWYSWRHQILALSSMGYRAVAPDLRGYGDSDVPDSVDSYTCFHIIGDLVELINVVDPDEGKVFVVGHDWGAILGWYLCMFRPDKVKALVNLSVPFLRFHREIKPVDFWISYYGSDHYMSRFQEYGEIEGEFAEIGVERVVKEYLSDFPVLLPKGKLFKRPLDEAITLPFWLSEEEASYYVTKFQKTGFTGPLNFYRNLNRNWELLKPWVGSKIKTPAKFIMGDKDLVYGVPGMKDYIHNGGFQEDVPSLQQVVVMEGVGHFINMEKPDEINQYIYDFFTQFH, encoded by the exons ATGGAAGGGATAGAGCACCGAATGGTTAAAGTGAATGGCACAAACATTCACATAGCTGAAAAAGGTGAAGGTCCAGTCATCCTTTTCCTCCATGGCTTCCCTGAGCTTTGGTATTCATGGCGTCACCAAATCCTCGCTTTATCTTCCATGGGTTACCGAGCCGTTGCTCCCGATTTGAGAGGCTACGGCGACTCGGATGTTCCCGACTCAGTCGACAGTTACACTTGTTTCCACATAATCGGCGATCTAGTGGAGTTGATAAACGTGGTGGATCCGGATGAAGGGAAGGTGTTTGTGGTAGGGCATGACTGGGGAGCCATACTAGGATGGTATTTGTGTATGTTTAGGCCCGATAAAGTGAAAGCATTGGTGAATTTGAGTGTGCCGTTTTTGAGGTTTCATCGGGAAATCAAGCCTGTTGATTTCTGGATATCTTATTATGGCAGTGATCATTACATGTCTAGATTTCAG GAATATGGAGAAATAGAAGGTGAATTTGCAGAGATTGGAGTGGAGAGAGTTGTGAAGGAATATTTGAGTGATTTTCCAGTATTATTGCCAAAAGGGAAACTATTTAAACGTCCATTAGATGAAGCAATTACATTGCCTTTTTGGTTATCTGAGGAAGAAGCCAGTTACTATGTCACCAAATTCCAGAAAACTGGTTTCACTGGTCCACTGAACTTCTACAGAAACCTTAACag AAACTGGGAACTATTGAAACCATGGGTGGGCAGTAAGATCAAAACACCAGCCAAGTTCATAATGGGGGATAAGGATCTGGTTTATGGTGTGCCTGGTATGAAAGATTACATTCACAATGGTGGGTTCCAAGAAGATGTGCCATCTCTGCAGCAAGTGGTGGTGATGGAAGGTGTTGGCCATTTCATCAACATGGAGAAACCAGACGAGATCAACCAATACATTTATGACTTCTTTACACAGTTTCATTGA